The following proteins are encoded in a genomic region of Phycisphaera sp.:
- a CDS encoding helix-turn-helix domain-containing protein, with protein MTQESQISDADPVLRVKQVADLLDVSPDTVLRRAADGSFEGAYRTRRVGGQWRIPTSAVRTFKLKNSPQQPQTSSSGQAPHGDSSGPDPQEGDASAEMPAGSFDTNGAAAAQEA; from the coding sequence AATATCGGACGCCGACCCGGTTCTCCGGGTCAAGCAGGTGGCTGATCTCCTGGACGTGTCTCCCGACACGGTGCTGCGACGCGCCGCTGACGGATCGTTCGAGGGCGCATACCGGACGCGGAGGGTTGGCGGCCAGTGGCGGATTCCCACGTCCGCCGTACGCACATTCAAGCTGAAGAACTCCCCCCAGCAACCCCAGACCAGCAGCTCTGGGCAGGCACCGCATGGGGACTCCTCCGGGCCCGATCCCCAGGAGGGGGATGCATCGGCAGAGATGCCGGCGGGCTCTTTTGACACCAACGGGGCCGCCGCGGCCCAGGAGGCCTGA